The Candidatus Angelobacter sp. genomic interval CCGGCGATATTCGCCAAGGAACCCGAGCGAGTTTGCGAGGATTTTGTGTCCGGTGGCTGCGTCGAACGATCCGCCGTCCGAGTTCTTGATTCGCGGGTCGGAGTCGAGTGCAGCTTTTTCCGCGCGGCGAGCGTAGGCGATGCGCTCCTGTCCCGGAAGAGAGTAAACGTCGGAAGAGTACAGATCGAGGTCGCCGGGGATCACTCCCAATTGATTCTGCTCGGGAATTCCCGCGAACGGATCTTCGGAGGTGATTTTCGCGAGCTCGAGCGCCGAGCTCAGCATGCGATCAAGCCCTGCACGGGAGAAGTCGCTCGAATGCGTGCTGGCAGAACGCTTGCCAAAGAACACGCGTATGCCAATGGCTTTCGATCCGGATTCCTTCAGAGTTTCAACCTGGCCGAGACGGACGAGGGTAGAGAACTCGTCGCCTTCGCGAATGACGCATTCGGCTGCGCTTGCACCGTGCTGCATCGCGCGGCGGACAATGTCCTGGGCAAGGGATTTCAGGTCGGTTTCGGTCTGGGGTTCGAGAGTAGTTTCAGGCATAAGAAAAACGTCGTTGGTCGTTCGTCCTTGGTTGTTGGCAAAACACGAATCAATTCACCACAGAGGCACAGAGACACAGAGAAAAACAAAAGAAAAAAGAAAGTTGAAAAACCAGTTGGTGGCCGGTCCGATGTTTTCATCGAATTCCGCCGATTTGTTCTGCGCCTTTGTGCCTCGGTGTCTCTGTGGTGAACTCACACTCTTACTGCATGAAGCCGCCGGGATCTTTGCGTGCGGTGCCGCCAACCGTCAGCCGATCCAGTTTGGTTGTGGGCATACCGACCCCAACCGGCACGGCCTGGCCGTCTTTGCCGCAGGTTCCGATGCCTTCATCCAGCTTCAGATCGTTGCCCACCATAGAAACGCGCGTGAGCGCATTCGGGCCGTTCCCGATCAATGTTGCACCACGAATCGGAGCTGTCACATGGCCGTCTTCGATCAAGTAGGCTTCCGACGCGGAGAAGACAAACTTGCCGTTGGTGATGTCCACCTGGCCGCCACCGAAATTCACGGCGTAAATACCGCGTTTCACCGAACGAAGGATGTCTTCAGGGTCGTCGTCGCCGGCCAGCATGTAGGTGTTCGTCATTCGCGGCATGGGAATGTGCTCATAACTTTCGCGGCGACCGTTGCCGGTATTAGCCATACCCATGAGTTTTGCTGACAATTTGTCGCTCAGGTATCCCTTGAGAATCCCCTTTTCAA includes:
- a CDS encoding metallopeptidase TldD-related protein; the protein is ALDFFFGEKTPEYFAREAGRQAVLQLDAREAPAGEMEVVLGPGWPGVLLHEAVGHGLEADFNRKQTSAFSGLIGKSVASEKVTVVDNGTMPWRRGSLNVDDEGNPTQENVLIEKGILKGYLSDKLSAKLMGMANTGNGRRESYEHIPMPRMTNTYMLAGDDDPEDILRSVKRGIYAVNFGGGQVDITNGKFVFSASEAYLIEDGHVTAPIRGATLIGNGPNALTRVSMVGNDLKLDEGIGTCGKDGQAVPVGVGMPTTKLDRLTVGGTARKDPGGFMQ